CGATGTTTTAGAATCGCCAATTCATGCGGGCGAAGTTTCCTTTTTTACACAACATTCTTGACACTCTCACTTGCACGGCCAATATGGCAATCCCATGCAGCCGCTGGTTGCCTCCATCAACAGCTCCTTTTGGTGCAGCTACGCCCTTTTGCAGAAGTACAAGGACTGGCCGGTCTTTATTGCCAATGTCCCTGGCATTATCTTCGGCCTGATCACTTTTGTAACTGCCTTGCACTAAGCCGTCTTCATCTTTCTTTTTCGATAGTAAAAAATCTCCTCCTAGTAATAAGGCTATAATCCCCTTAAAGGTAACAAGTATGAAACCCAAGACTTATTATCGCTAGGGGGATTTTTATTTGCCAAGCTATTCGACACTAGATCGGCTATATTTTCTAAGTTGTTATCAGGATTCGGATCTTTCGATCAAGGTTTTCGCTGATTACAACGGGATCCACGATGGTTCATTACGTCGTTGGATTAAAGGATTCCTTCAGGAAGGAGTACTGGGGGTTAGGCGGAGCGCGACCAACCGCCATTTTAGTCTATCTCTCTCTTTCTGCGGTTGTCGACTATCAAGATAACGGCTTATCACGCCAGGAAGTGCTTCATAAGTACAATATTCGCAGTAATTCTCAACTAACCGACTGGGTTATTCGGTACAATAGTGGCAAACTACTAGCACCGAAAGGCGCAGGAAAGCGGGTTAGGAAAATGGGACGGAAAGTCAGTTACGACGAAAAGATTAAGATTGTCCAGTGGGCACTTGATCATGACAGTGATTACCAAGTAACAGCTAAGGAGTTCGACGTTTCGTATAACCGAGTGTATGACTGGGTTCGAAAATATCAGGCCACCGGTAACTGGGAAGTCTTAAAGGACCGGCGAGGTAAAAAGCCGCGTCCCAAAGGTGACGCTTTAACGCGCGAAGAACAGTTAGAAGAAGAGAACCGACAACTCAAGGCAAAAGTTCGGCGCTTAGAAGTGGAGCGAGCTTTCGCAAAAAAATTGAGAGAAATACGCAATCGGGAGGTGGACGATCCGCAAAATACGAAGCGATTCAGGAACTAGTTAAGGAAGGTTACACAGTGACCGAGTTGGCGGCGGTAGCAAACACGTCGCGTAAGTCATATTACATTTGGCTCAAGAAAAGGCAGATCAAGACCCAGCAAGAAATCGAGAATGCGAAGATTTTGGCGGCGATTCGTCAAATCGAGAAACGCCATTTGAACTGTGCGGGTTACCGGAAGGTCACGGCCATTCTTAATAGCGATACCAGCAAGATTAAAGAGTACACTTTTAGCTTCGACTTCCCGATTAACATTAAACGGGTCCGGCGGATTATGCGTGAGCACGGGATCAAAGCTGACATTCGCCAACCGCGTCGTAACCGGGTTAAAGAACAACAACAGTACCTTGAAGACAATGTATTACATCGCCAATTTGCCCCTGACCAGCCTAATAAGGTCTGGGTGACTGATACTACGGAACTTACTTACGGTCGTGGAAACAAGGTACGACTGCACGCAATCATAGATTTGTATGGGAACTATGCGCTTAGTTACTTCATATCTCCAACCGAAACCGCCAAGGACGTAATTAAAGCTTTTGAATTGGCTAAACAGAAGACCAGTAGGTTGGCTCCGTTAATTCATACAGATCGTGGATCTGCCTACACTTCAAGGGAATTCAGTAATTACCTTATCCAAAACCAATGCGTCCACAGTATGTCAGCGCCGGGGACCCCGGCTGATAATGCGGTAATTGAGCGCTGGTGGTGTGACTTCAAACATCTGTGGCTGGCACACCAGCCAGCGCCTCAAACGTATGACCAACTCTTAAAGTTAGTGGCAGAAGGCGTTAAGTACTTCAACACCGTTGAAATATCCGGTAAAAGAAAGAATCTCACCGCTGTAGATTACTACAGAAGTGAGATTGCATAACTTAATAATTTTAGATTTCTAAAGTGTTACCTTGACAGGGGGCAGTGCCTAATCTAGAGGGAGATTTTTCTTGTCTATTACAAGTCCAGCAGGCCATCTTCATCAAGGATTTTCACCTGCTTGCCTGTCCTTTTCAGATAGCCCATTTTTTCGAGGAGTTTGAATTTGCGGGAGAGGGTTTCGGGAGTAGTTCCCAAGTAGAGGGCGATATCTTTCATCTTCATGGACAGCTGGACCTGGTCGCTTCCAGCCACCTTAGCCAAGTCGAGCAGGTAGCTGGCCAGCCTTTCTTCGACCCGCTCCATGGCCAGGAACTGGGTCTGTCTTTCCGTGGCCAGCAGCTTCTGGGTGCTGAGTTCCAGCAGTTTGAGGGAGAGCTGGGGATTTTCTAGGAGGACCCGGTTGAAGTCGGCCTTGCTCAAGCTGCAGATTTCCG
The nucleotide sequence above comes from Limosilactobacillus fermentum. Encoded proteins:
- a CDS encoding Crp/Fnr family transcriptional regulator; this encodes MQHICVSLVPLFVDLPEKDQLKINSLASHRRYQKGETIFQPGDEKLQIVARGNMKVYQLSASGREQLLRVAQPGDYEGEAQLFGLENDSFFGQAMENTEICSLSKADFNRVLLENPQLSLKLLELSTQKLLATERQTQFLAMERVEERLASYLLDLAKVAGSDQVQLSMKMKDIALYLGTTPETLSRKFKLLEKMGYLKRTGKQVKILDEDGLLDL
- a CDS encoding helix-turn-helix domain-containing protein; protein product: MGRKVSYDEKIKIVQWALDHDSDYQVTAKEFDVSYNRVYDWVRKYQATGNWEVLKDRRGKKPRPKGDALTREEQLEEENRQLKAKVRRLEVERAFAKKLREIRNREVDDPQNTKRFRN
- a CDS encoding IS3 family transposase — encoded protein: MQELVKEGYTVTELAAVANTSRKSYYIWLKKRQIKTQQEIENAKILAAIRQIEKRHLNCAGYRKVTAILNSDTSKIKEYTFSFDFPINIKRVRRIMREHGIKADIRQPRRNRVKEQQQYLEDNVLHRQFAPDQPNKVWVTDTTELTYGRGNKVRLHAIIDLYGNYALSYFISPTETAKDVIKAFELAKQKTSRLAPLIHTDRGSAYTSREFSNYLIQNQCVHSMSAPGTPADNAVIERWWCDFKHLWLAHQPAPQTYDQLLKLVAEGVKYFNTVEISGKRKNLTAVDYYRSEIA